The Streptomyces sp. NBC_01275 genome has a segment encoding these proteins:
- a CDS encoding LacI family DNA-binding transcriptional regulator produces MNIGEIAKRAGVSRSTVSYALSGKRPVSDDTRQKIQRVIDELGYQPNASARALANGRTNTIGLVFPPAGNHYTGMQLDFIGSVTEAAAAHDYDVLLSPSGMDSDRSFQRLLGERRVDGAILMEIRLQDDRLDHLTALDFPSVAIGRSAHPQGSWWVGLDHTALAAACVHHLADLGHRRVAFVNRPEQLLRAGYESAQRGLDGFTKAAAERGLTVRTYCCGDDAASGLACLERILHDDPATTALVTLNEAALGGLYRGLAQAGRHVPRDFSVTGVVASRWAETVTPQLTAADVPAEQMGRLAVDLLVERLDHPDTPARHHLLAPPISLRASTAPAGARPADPAADFGAPTHP; encoded by the coding sequence GTGAACATCGGTGAGATCGCCAAGCGTGCCGGTGTCTCGCGGAGCACCGTGTCCTACGCCCTGAGCGGCAAGCGCCCCGTGTCCGACGACACCCGCCAGAAGATCCAGCGGGTCATCGACGAGCTGGGCTACCAACCCAACGCGAGTGCGCGGGCCCTGGCCAACGGCCGGACCAACACCATCGGTCTGGTCTTCCCGCCCGCCGGGAACCACTACACCGGCATGCAGCTGGACTTCATCGGAAGCGTCACCGAGGCCGCCGCGGCCCACGACTACGACGTGCTGCTCTCTCCGAGCGGCATGGACAGCGACCGCTCGTTCCAGCGGCTGCTGGGCGAGCGGCGGGTCGACGGCGCGATCCTGATGGAGATCCGGCTGCAGGACGACCGGCTCGACCACCTCACCGCGCTGGACTTCCCCTCCGTCGCCATCGGCCGCAGCGCCCACCCGCAGGGCAGTTGGTGGGTGGGCCTGGATCACACGGCACTGGCGGCGGCCTGTGTGCACCACCTCGCGGACCTGGGCCACCGCCGGGTCGCCTTCGTCAACCGGCCCGAGCAACTGCTACGGGCCGGGTACGAGTCGGCCCAGCGTGGGCTGGACGGTTTCACCAAGGCCGCGGCGGAACGCGGGCTCACCGTCCGGACGTACTGCTGCGGGGACGACGCCGCCTCGGGCCTCGCCTGTCTGGAGCGGATCCTGCACGACGACCCCGCCACCACGGCCCTGGTCACGCTGAACGAGGCCGCGCTCGGCGGCCTCTACCGGGGGCTGGCCCAGGCCGGCCGCCATGTGCCACGCGACTTCTCCGTCACCGGAGTGGTGGCCAGTCGGTGGGCGGAGACGGTGACCCCGCAGCTCACCGCGGCGGACGTGCCGGCGGAGCAGATGGGCCGCCTCGCCGTCGACCTGCTCGTGGAGCGACTCGACCACCCCGACACACCGGCCCGGCATCATCTGCTCGCGCCGCCGATCTCGTTGCGGGCGAGCACCGCGCCCGCCGGCGCCCGGCCCGCCGACCCCGCCGCGGACTTCGGCGCCCCCACCCACCCCTGA
- a CDS encoding extracellular solute-binding protein, translated as MNRSARRRLTAAVLTVAAVTTGATACSSGAGGTSTKAADGGTYTIWDPYPQFDKSSAWAKLLDGCGTEAGVKIKRTAFDTSDLTNKALLAAQQGNSADVLIVDNPVVSTLAEAGVLTSTDDNKLDVSKVDRNLLAAGQSGGKTYGTPIGANTLALYYNKAVLKDAGVDIASVKDWKSLTAALAKVKGAGKKGITFSAIGTEEGSFQFLPWYWGSGAQLTALDSEQAVSALSLWKNWLDKGYAPNSVINNTQTTSWQEFASGDYAFAENGTWQLANAEKAGFDYGVVPVPSATGGDAAAPTGGEFVTVPVQDDTGRYATTQKLVSCLSNSQNLLDTDTTLSYVAPTAEVQDKQVAANPELKPWVDAVKAAKGRTSDDLGTEYPKISEQLWKAVQSVLSGSASPKNALTAAQSAVK; from the coding sequence ATGAACAGATCTGCCAGACGGCGTCTCACCGCCGCAGTCCTGACCGTCGCCGCCGTCACCACCGGTGCCACCGCGTGCTCCTCCGGAGCGGGCGGCACCTCCACGAAGGCCGCGGACGGCGGCACGTACACGATCTGGGACCCCTACCCGCAGTTCGACAAGAGCTCGGCGTGGGCGAAGCTGCTGGACGGCTGCGGCACCGAGGCCGGGGTGAAGATCAAGCGGACCGCGTTCGACACCAGCGACCTGACGAACAAGGCGCTGCTGGCGGCGCAGCAGGGCAACTCCGCGGACGTCCTCATCGTCGACAACCCGGTGGTGTCGACCCTGGCGGAGGCGGGTGTGCTGACCTCGACCGATGACAACAAGCTGGACGTCTCGAAGGTCGATCGCAACCTGCTCGCGGCCGGCCAGTCGGGCGGGAAGACGTACGGCACGCCGATCGGAGCGAACACCCTCGCCCTGTACTACAACAAGGCGGTGCTGAAGGACGCCGGGGTGGACATCGCCTCGGTCAAGGACTGGAAGTCGCTGACGGCGGCGCTCGCGAAGGTCAAGGGGGCGGGCAAGAAGGGCATCACGTTCTCCGCGATCGGCACGGAGGAGGGCAGCTTCCAGTTCCTGCCCTGGTACTGGGGCTCCGGAGCCCAGCTGACCGCGCTCGACTCCGAGCAGGCCGTCTCCGCGCTGTCGCTGTGGAAGAACTGGCTGGACAAGGGCTACGCCCCCAACTCGGTGATCAACAACACCCAGACGACCAGCTGGCAGGAGTTCGCGAGCGGCGACTACGCGTTCGCGGAGAACGGCACCTGGCAGCTCGCCAATGCCGAGAAGGCCGGTTTCGACTACGGCGTCGTCCCCGTCCCCTCCGCCACGGGCGGCGACGCCGCGGCGCCGACGGGCGGCGAGTTCGTCACCGTCCCGGTGCAGGACGACACCGGCCGCTACGCCACCACGCAGAAGCTCGTGTCCTGCCTGAGCAACAGCCAGAACCTGCTCGACACCGACACGACGCTGTCCTACGTGGCCCCCACCGCCGAGGTCCAGGACAAGCAGGTCGCGGCCAACCCCGAGCTCAAGCCCTGGGTCGACGCGGTCAAGGCCGCCAAGGGCCGCACCAGTGACGACCTGGGCACCGAGTACCCGAAGATCTCGGAGCAGTTGTGGAAGGCGGTCCAGTCCGTCCTCAGCGGGTCGGCGTCGCCGAAGAACGCGCTGACCGCAGCCCAGTCCGCCGTCAAGTAG
- a CDS encoding carbohydrate ABC transporter permease, translating into MKHTTQSADRRPVLDRTGAATAAPPPARTTTRRRPRSPQWAAWAFLAPVTLYLGLFYAYPLYRNLDLSLRNYTVRSFVQGDAPFTGLANYRTVFDDPTFAPALLHTVVFTAVCLVFQYAIGLALAVFFNQHFRLSATLRALFLVPWLLPLIVSASTWSWMLNSDSGVVNAVLHAVGIGPVNWLTSPSWSLASVIIANIWIGVPFNLVVLYSGLQSIPTSLYEAAALDGAGPWRRFWSIAFPLLRPVSAITLLLGLVYTLKVFDIIWIMTKGGPADSSTTFATWSYQLGFGNLLPAFGPGAAVGNLLVVAALVFGLVYLKVQRKQASS; encoded by the coding sequence ATGAAGCACACGACACAGTCGGCGGACCGTCGGCCGGTGCTCGACCGGACCGGGGCGGCCACCGCCGCCCCGCCCCCGGCCCGCACCACGACCCGGCGCCGCCCTCGCTCCCCGCAGTGGGCCGCCTGGGCGTTCCTCGCCCCGGTCACCCTCTACCTCGGCCTCTTCTACGCCTATCCGCTCTACCGCAACCTCGACCTGAGCCTGCGCAACTACACGGTCCGCTCCTTCGTCCAGGGCGACGCGCCGTTCACAGGCCTGGCCAACTACCGGACCGTCTTCGACGACCCGACCTTCGCCCCGGCACTGCTGCACACCGTGGTGTTCACCGCCGTGTGCCTGGTCTTCCAGTACGCGATCGGTCTGGCCCTCGCGGTCTTCTTCAACCAGCACTTCCGGCTCTCCGCCACCCTGCGCGCCCTGTTCCTGGTGCCGTGGCTGCTCCCGCTGATCGTGTCGGCCTCGACCTGGTCGTGGATGCTCAACAGCGACTCGGGCGTCGTCAACGCCGTGCTGCACGCCGTCGGAATCGGGCCGGTGAACTGGCTGACCTCACCGTCGTGGTCGCTGGCCTCGGTGATCATCGCCAACATCTGGATCGGCGTCCCCTTCAACCTGGTCGTCCTCTACAGCGGACTGCAGTCGATCCCCACCAGCCTGTACGAGGCCGCCGCCCTCGACGGGGCAGGCCCCTGGCGGCGGTTCTGGAGCATCGCCTTCCCGCTCCTGCGCCCGGTGTCCGCCATCACCCTCCTGCTGGGCCTGGTCTACACGCTCAAGGTCTTCGACATCATCTGGATCATGACCAAGGGCGGCCCGGCCGACTCGTCCACCACCTTCGCCACCTGGTCCTACCAGCTCGGCTTCGGCAACCTGCTGCCCGCCTTCGGCCCCGGAGCGGCCGTCGGCAACCTGCTCGTCGTCGCCGCCCTGGTCTTCGGACTGGTCTACCTGAAGGTCCAGCGAAAGCAGGCGTCGTCGTGA
- a CDS encoding carbohydrate ABC transporter permease, which translates to MLFPVYWMLNVSFTRDQDMRKSPPDLFPAHGTLEGYRAVLDQQLPYLGTSLVIGLGTVVLTVALAAPAGYALAKLRPRGGGVLSFLLLVAQMVPGIIMAMGFYAVYLSLGLLQSVPGLIVADSTLAVPFAVLIFTAFMSGIPGELIQAAQMDGARALRTFWSIVLPMSRNAVVTVSLFAFLWSWSDFVFASTLAGGGAHEPITLGIYHYIGNNNQEWNAIMATAVVASLPATVILVLAQRYVAAGVTAGAVKD; encoded by the coding sequence ATGCTCTTCCCGGTCTACTGGATGCTCAACGTGTCCTTCACCCGCGACCAGGACATGCGCAAGTCCCCGCCGGACCTGTTCCCCGCCCACGGCACGCTGGAGGGCTACCGCGCCGTCCTCGACCAGCAGCTGCCCTACCTCGGCACGAGCCTCGTCATCGGCCTGGGCACCGTCGTGCTGACCGTGGCACTGGCCGCGCCCGCCGGCTACGCGCTGGCGAAACTCCGCCCACGCGGCGGGGGCGTGCTCAGCTTCCTTCTCCTGGTCGCCCAGATGGTCCCCGGCATCATCATGGCGATGGGCTTCTACGCCGTCTACCTCAGCCTCGGCCTGCTCCAGTCCGTCCCCGGACTGATCGTCGCGGACTCCACCCTGGCCGTCCCCTTCGCGGTCCTGATCTTCACCGCGTTCATGTCCGGCATCCCCGGCGAGCTGATTCAGGCCGCGCAGATGGACGGAGCACGGGCCCTGCGCACGTTCTGGTCCATCGTCCTGCCCATGAGCCGCAACGCCGTGGTCACGGTGTCCCTGTTCGCCTTCCTGTGGTCCTGGTCCGACTTCGTCTTCGCCAGCACCCTCGCAGGCGGCGGGGCGCACGAGCCGATCACGCTCGGCATCTACCACTACATCGGCAACAACAACCAGGAGTGGAACGCCATCATGGCCACCGCCGTCGTGGCCTCGCTGCCCGCCACGGTGATCCTGGTCCTCGCCCAGCGCTACGTCGCCGCCGGGGTGACCGCCGGCGCCGTCAAGGACTGA
- a CDS encoding amylo-alpha-1,6-glucosidase yields the protein MTAAPSGPAFSVHDIPFSAHGSWFGISPVLAEKTYAEDLHLVSHQNGMHAVLRLVPLDAATGDRAETAVQATPGLLTWTGADGRIDLAYESPDTVRVHGTGLGFDVSAAAPALTPFSGTYFYRDPVDGAHTFTSYETGRRYRITVLSGTVADVHGSQVLGAGDRGLTVTAGADGSWEVAIEELDSARPPYRPSSTFGEVMAAARQSFAEFVDTVAPWRSAATPAAELAAYVVWSATVRPAGLVTRPAVLMSKHWMDKVWSWDHCFNALALAPGSPGLAWDQFALPFDHQDAGGALPDSVTHSEVLYNFVKPPIHGWAFGHLRRRLPEPLTPAQLTEAYDRLTRWTDFWLTARRAPGAALPHYQHGNDSGWDNASTFDPGRVAVTADLTATLVLQLDELALLAGELGFPDDARRRTGTADALQAALLDELWDGTRFLSRPADGGAPAQSASLLDLMPIVLGDRLPTAVRDRLAERIEAHLTAFGLATEHPGSPHYEPDGYWRGPIWAPATVLIEDGLRRAGHERLADEISARFRALCETSGFAENFDALTGQGLRDRAYTWTASSYLLLARDHRRRADAGADTTVTTVA from the coding sequence ATGACCGCCGCACCGTCCGGCCCGGCCTTCTCCGTTCACGACATCCCCTTCAGCGCGCACGGATCCTGGTTCGGCATCTCTCCCGTGCTGGCGGAGAAGACGTACGCCGAGGACCTCCACCTCGTCTCGCACCAGAACGGCATGCACGCCGTCCTGCGCCTCGTCCCCCTCGACGCCGCGACGGGCGACCGCGCCGAGACCGCCGTCCAGGCGACGCCGGGCCTGCTCACCTGGACCGGTGCGGACGGACGCATCGACCTCGCCTACGAGTCGCCGGACACCGTACGCGTACACGGCACCGGTCTCGGGTTCGACGTCAGCGCGGCGGCGCCCGCCCTGACCCCCTTCAGCGGGACCTACTTCTATCGCGACCCCGTGGACGGCGCCCACACGTTCACCTCCTACGAGACCGGACGCCGCTACCGGATCACCGTGCTGTCCGGCACGGTCGCCGACGTGCACGGTTCCCAGGTCCTGGGCGCCGGTGACCGCGGTCTCACGGTCACCGCCGGGGCGGACGGCTCGTGGGAGGTCGCGATCGAGGAACTCGACAGCGCGCGACCGCCGTATCGCCCGTCGTCGACGTTCGGCGAGGTCATGGCGGCCGCGCGGCAGTCGTTCGCCGAGTTCGTCGACACGGTCGCCCCATGGCGCTCGGCCGCCACCCCGGCCGCCGAACTCGCCGCCTACGTGGTGTGGTCGGCGACGGTGCGCCCGGCGGGTCTGGTCACCCGGCCCGCGGTGCTGATGTCCAAGCACTGGATGGACAAGGTGTGGAGCTGGGACCACTGCTTCAACGCCCTCGCCCTGGCCCCCGGATCCCCCGGCCTCGCCTGGGACCAGTTCGCGCTGCCCTTCGACCACCAGGACGCCGGCGGCGCACTGCCCGACTCCGTCACCCACTCCGAGGTCCTCTACAACTTCGTCAAACCGCCCATCCACGGCTGGGCCTTCGGCCACCTGCGCCGACGGCTCCCCGAGCCGCTCACCCCGGCGCAACTGACCGAGGCGTACGACAGACTGACCCGCTGGACGGACTTCTGGCTCACCGCGCGGCGCGCACCGGGCGCCGCCCTCCCCCACTACCAGCACGGCAACGACAGCGGCTGGGACAACGCCAGCACCTTCGACCCCGGCCGCGTGGCCGTCACCGCCGACCTCACCGCGACGCTCGTCCTCCAGCTCGACGAACTGGCCCTGCTGGCAGGCGAACTGGGCTTCCCGGACGACGCCCGGCGCCGTACCGGGACGGCCGACGCCCTCCAGGCGGCCCTGCTGGACGAGCTGTGGGACGGAACACGGTTCCTGAGCCGCCCGGCCGACGGCGGAGCCCCCGCCCAGAGCGCCAGCCTGCTCGACCTGATGCCGATCGTGCTCGGCGACCGTCTGCCCACCGCAGTCCGCGACCGGCTGGCCGAACGGATCGAGGCCCACCTCACCGCGTTCGGCCTGGCGACCGAACACCCCGGCTCCCCGCACTACGAGCCCGACGGCTACTGGCGCGGCCCGATCTGGGCCCCCGCCACCGTCCTCATCGAGGACGGCCTGCGCCGCGCCGGGCACGAACGCCTCGCGGACGAGATCAGCGCCCGCTTCCGCGCCCTGTGCGAAACCTCCGGCTTCGCCGAGAACTTCGACGCCCTGACCGGCCAGGGACTGCGCGACCGCGCCTACACCTGGACCGCCAGCAGCTATCTGCTGCTCGCCCGCGACCACCGCCGCCGCGCGGACGCCGGGGCCGACACCACCGTCACCACCGTCGCCTGA
- a CDS encoding RICIN domain-containing protein, protein MPRIGQRRSRTRRLLHGVTKALLSLTVVAGVTTGTATPASAATPTLTVDLGTTTGAFRGGASGALYGLYGPDVPTNNLIEGMGLQTTNTKAQDGQQHPGSDALEVAKPFVDSGGKDVMIYMTDVYRTFSYERADYAAYQAAMRTQVEQAMASPYASHIVFVPYNEPDGMWYQGMRTQSSPLAAFNAEWLQTYHFIKGIWPAARLAGPNLSSYTEFAYKGFLTYCKANDCLPDVVTWHTLGSPADVRTTVDDYRAAETSVGLTSHLPIDLNEYAYRYHLTDPGQMVQWIAAMEAEKVDGNLPYWNINGNLGDSAAAQNTPNAQWWLYNWYTAMSGNTVKVTGAASDAAYTLQGLASLDTAKRQARVILAGGGTSGASNTVIKNIDPAVFGSTVHVSVLQDRYSGYIGAAATPTRLSDADVAVASDGSITLPLTLDAMSAYEVIVSPGGTGSATASDSTWSAGYEAENATLSGSGYNINTEGATGNVSKFATSGTKDVGGLRTGSTTVVSFPVTVPATGDYNLSVFGNSYAKDADVKGPTNVYLRVDGGASTEVDIPVGFQWVVWGHSDTTVHLTSGSHTITLATTGDNSAATVGDAIIDKIDLRYQDTAVLGATLYEAEQAALSDSATASYTSQGQSGAGAANLTTGKSATFWVYSAHDGYADLKTRYRNTGRATLTVNGATADDQTLAGATPDAWSTATHRVHLDSGINKVKVTGAGGTLALDDLAVTPFSATDAVTTGNVVTYQAENGALTGTATADTTYTQANGGVVTGIGNGTANSLTLSVNAPAAGTYAMTMRYANAEELPSNHYNPDLYAEHADVSVNGGTPTRVNFASTLHWNQFNDYTVPVTLAAGTNSVKFTASQLYDHDGTTIGLVYSGGGTDIGQPMRSSSAPHLDQISFAPQSLHIGASTGFSSTAVAQHSALCLEDPAQSTADGAQYQQNTCGTGQEQRFDFHPVTGATGAYTVVNHSSGKCLDISAYSTANGAAVQQWTCHGGTNQRFTLNPVTALGNSHDYQLVAVNSGKCVDVSNVSTTAGAKIHQWTCDPASALSTKKNQIWRLLGKS, encoded by the coding sequence ATGCCAAGAATCGGGCAAAGACGCTCGAGAACCAGGCGTCTTCTCCACGGCGTCACCAAGGCGTTGCTCTCGCTGACCGTCGTAGCCGGTGTCACCACCGGGACGGCGACGCCGGCCTCCGCCGCCACCCCCACCCTCACCGTCGACCTGGGCACCACCACCGGAGCCTTCCGCGGCGGCGCCTCCGGCGCGCTGTACGGTCTGTACGGCCCGGACGTGCCGACGAACAACCTCATCGAGGGGATGGGCCTCCAGACCACCAACACGAAGGCCCAGGACGGACAGCAGCACCCCGGCTCGGACGCGCTGGAGGTCGCCAAGCCCTTCGTGGACAGCGGCGGCAAGGACGTCATGATCTACATGACGGACGTGTACCGCACGTTCAGCTACGAACGGGCCGACTACGCCGCCTACCAGGCAGCCATGAGGACCCAGGTCGAGCAGGCGATGGCGAGCCCCTACGCGAGCCACATCGTCTTCGTCCCCTACAACGAGCCCGACGGCATGTGGTACCAGGGCATGCGCACCCAGTCGTCGCCGCTGGCCGCCTTCAACGCCGAGTGGCTGCAGACCTACCACTTCATCAAGGGCATCTGGCCCGCCGCGCGTCTGGCAGGCCCCAACCTCTCCAGCTACACCGAGTTCGCCTACAAGGGCTTCCTCACCTACTGCAAGGCCAACGACTGCCTGCCCGACGTCGTGACCTGGCACACCCTGGGCAGCCCGGCCGACGTGCGCACCACCGTCGACGACTACCGCGCGGCGGAGACCTCGGTGGGGCTCACCTCGCACCTGCCGATCGACCTCAACGAGTACGCCTACCGCTACCACCTGACCGACCCCGGCCAGATGGTCCAGTGGATCGCGGCGATGGAGGCCGAGAAGGTCGACGGGAACCTGCCCTACTGGAACATCAACGGCAACCTCGGCGACTCCGCCGCCGCCCAGAACACCCCCAACGCCCAGTGGTGGCTCTACAACTGGTACACCGCCATGAGCGGCAACACCGTCAAGGTCACCGGGGCGGCCTCCGACGCCGCCTACACCCTCCAGGGCCTCGCCAGCCTGGACACGGCCAAGAGGCAGGCCCGCGTCATCCTCGCCGGGGGCGGCACCAGCGGCGCCTCCAACACGGTCATCAAGAACATCGACCCCGCCGTCTTCGGCAGCACCGTGCACGTCAGCGTCCTCCAGGACCGCTACAGCGGCTACATCGGCGCGGCGGCCACCCCGACCCGGCTCTCCGACGCCGACGTCGCCGTCGCCTCCGACGGCTCGATCACGCTCCCCCTCACCCTCGACGCCATGTCCGCCTACGAGGTCATCGTCTCCCCCGGCGGCACCGGCAGCGCCACCGCCTCCGACAGCACCTGGTCGGCCGGCTACGAGGCCGAGAACGCCACGCTCAGCGGCAGCGGCTACAACATCAACACCGAGGGCGCCACCGGCAACGTCAGCAAGTTCGCCACCTCGGGCACCAAGGACGTCGGCGGCCTGCGCACCGGCTCCACCACCGTCGTCTCCTTCCCCGTCACCGTCCCCGCCACCGGCGACTACAACCTGTCGGTGTTCGGCAACAGCTACGCCAAGGACGCCGACGTCAAGGGCCCGACGAACGTGTACCTGCGCGTCGACGGCGGCGCCTCGACCGAGGTCGACATCCCCGTGGGCTTCCAGTGGGTGGTGTGGGGCCACAGCGACACCACCGTGCACCTCACCTCCGGCAGCCACACCATCACCCTGGCCACCACCGGCGACAACAGCGCGGCCACCGTCGGCGACGCCATCATCGACAAGATCGACCTCCGGTACCAGGACACCGCCGTCCTGGGCGCCACGCTCTACGAGGCCGAACAGGCCGCCCTGTCCGACAGCGCCACCGCCTCCTACACCTCCCAGGGCCAGTCCGGAGCCGGCGCGGCGAACCTCACCACCGGCAAGTCCGCCACCTTCTGGGTCTACTCCGCCCACGACGGATACGCGGACCTGAAGACCCGCTACCGCAACACCGGCCGGGCCACCCTCACCGTCAACGGAGCGACCGCCGACGACCAGACCCTCGCGGGCGCGACCCCCGACGCCTGGTCCACCGCCACCCACCGCGTCCACCTGGACTCCGGCATCAACAAGGTCAAGGTGACCGGCGCCGGCGGCACCCTCGCCCTGGACGACCTGGCCGTCACCCCGTTCAGCGCCACCGACGCCGTCACCACCGGCAACGTCGTCACCTACCAGGCCGAGAACGGCGCCCTCACCGGCACCGCGACCGCCGACACCACCTACACCCAGGCCAACGGCGGCGTCGTCACCGGCATCGGCAACGGAACCGCCAACTCCCTCACCCTCAGCGTCAACGCCCCCGCAGCCGGCACGTACGCCATGACCATGCGCTACGCCAACGCCGAGGAACTGCCCTCCAACCACTACAACCCCGACCTGTACGCCGAGCACGCCGACGTCAGCGTCAACGGCGGCACCCCCACCCGCGTCAACTTCGCCAGCACCCTGCACTGGAACCAGTTCAACGACTACACCGTCCCCGTCACCCTCGCCGCGGGCACGAACTCGGTCAAGTTCACCGCCTCACAGCTCTACGACCACGACGGCACCACCATCGGCCTGGTCTACTCCGGCGGCGGCACCGACATCGGACAGCCCATGCGCTCCAGCTCCGCACCCCACCTGGACCAGATCTCCTTCGCACCGCAGAGCCTGCACATCGGCGCCTCGACCGGCTTCTCCTCCACGGCCGTCGCCCAGCACAGCGCGCTCTGCCTCGAGGACCCCGCCCAGTCCACCGCCGACGGCGCCCAGTACCAGCAGAACACCTGCGGCACCGGCCAGGAACAGCGCTTCGACTTCCACCCCGTCACCGGCGCGACCGGCGCCTACACCGTCGTCAACCACTCCAGCGGCAAGTGCCTGGACATCTCCGCCTACTCCACGGCCAACGGGGCCGCCGTCCAGCAGTGGACCTGCCACGGCGGAACCAACCAGCGGTTCACCCTCAACCCCGTCACCGCGCTCGGCAACAGCCACGACTACCAGCTGGTCGCCGTCAACAGCGGCAAGTGCGTCGACGTCAGCAACGTGTCGACGACCGCCGGCGCGAAGATCCACCAGTGGACCTGCGACCCCGCGAGTGCGCTGAGCACCAAGAAGAACCAGATCTGGCGCCTGCTCGGCAAGAGCTGA
- a CDS encoding helix-turn-helix domain-containing protein, with amino-acid sequence MRGDFRAEIREFLGTRRARVTPEQAGLPTYGGDRRRVTGLRREEVALLAGISSEYYTRLERGNATGVSESVIDGIAQALRLDEAERIHLLDLLRGAGTTRPPRRKPAQQRVRPAVQRVLDSMTGTPAFVLSGRLDILAANSLGRALFSPVYADPARPPNNARFVFLDPHAPEFFRDWDEVANDVVAMLRAEAGRDAYDRRLTDMIGELSTRSEDFRRRWAAHNVRIHTTGAKRLHHPVVGDLDLPFETFPLGADPSQFLLTYTAEPASRSQDALNLLASWAATADAIDESAPVDDSERAESAGSAETPD; translated from the coding sequence ATGCGTGGTGATTTCCGTGCGGAGATCCGGGAATTCCTGGGCACGCGACGGGCCAGGGTCACTCCTGAGCAGGCCGGACTGCCCACGTACGGCGGAGACCGCCGGAGGGTCACCGGGCTGCGCCGGGAGGAGGTGGCCCTGCTCGCGGGCATCTCCAGCGAGTACTACACCCGGCTGGAGCGCGGCAACGCCACCGGAGTCTCCGAGAGCGTCATCGACGGCATCGCGCAAGCGCTGCGGCTCGACGAGGCCGAGCGAATCCACCTGCTCGACCTCCTGCGCGGCGCCGGCACGACCCGCCCGCCGCGCCGCAAGCCCGCCCAGCAGCGCGTACGCCCCGCGGTGCAGCGCGTCCTCGACTCGATGACCGGCACACCCGCGTTCGTACTCAGCGGACGCCTGGACATCCTGGCCGCCAACTCCCTGGGGCGGGCGCTGTTCTCCCCGGTCTACGCCGACCCGGCGCGGCCGCCGAACAACGCCCGGTTCGTCTTCCTCGACCCGCACGCACCCGAGTTCTTCCGCGACTGGGACGAGGTCGCGAACGACGTGGTCGCCATGTTGCGCGCCGAGGCCGGCCGTGACGCCTACGACCGGCGGCTGACGGACATGATCGGGGAACTGTCCACCCGCAGTGAGGACTTCCGTCGCCGTTGGGCGGCCCACAACGTCCGGATCCACACCACGGGCGCGAAGCGCCTCCACCACCCGGTCGTCGGCGACCTCGACCTGCCGTTCGAGACCTTCCCGCTCGGGGCGGACCCCAGCCAGTTCCTCCTCACCTACACCGCCGAGCCCGCGTCGCGTTCGCAGGACGCCCTGAACCTGCTGGCCAGCTGGGCCGCCACCGCTGACGCCATCGACGAGTCCGCGCCGGTCGACGACTCCGAGCGGGCTGAGTCGGCTGGGTCGGCAGAGACCCCCGACTGA
- a CDS encoding protein kinase, protein MPGSTPELPIVVLDALLPTTQRVVVNRRGSTVWEVESHRGRYAVKLGHPIEATAEWSAQPWTALAPAREGAVLHRLGVDDIAYGEWEHGTWNIQPWHQGPDLHKLWEPCRKQKASIKPDADVTLGCVQALADLHVRGWAHGDVQPAHFIIGPERTHLIDLALARGGPVPEAYDFPFRGCLVHYEALEIARSVLDTGEAEPTQEADVYALGASLLISATGWRAVEYPDDAPRPVQREAVANGRRRPVKAPGKLGELIDAMLSHAPEDRPTIYEVGKALI, encoded by the coding sequence TTGCCCGGCTCAACCCCTGAACTGCCGATCGTGGTGCTCGACGCGCTCTTGCCCACGACACAGCGCGTGGTCGTCAACCGCCGGGGCTCCACGGTCTGGGAGGTGGAGAGTCACCGGGGTCGCTACGCCGTGAAGCTCGGCCACCCGATCGAGGCCACGGCGGAGTGGTCTGCCCAGCCCTGGACCGCGCTCGCGCCCGCGCGCGAGGGCGCCGTGTTGCATCGCCTCGGCGTCGACGACATCGCGTACGGCGAGTGGGAGCACGGCACATGGAACATCCAGCCGTGGCACCAAGGGCCCGACCTGCACAAGCTGTGGGAGCCATGCCGTAAGCAGAAGGCGTCGATCAAACCGGACGCCGACGTAACGCTGGGGTGCGTCCAAGCGTTGGCCGATCTCCACGTGCGGGGCTGGGCTCACGGCGATGTGCAGCCCGCCCACTTCATCATCGGGCCGGAACGAACGCACCTCATCGACCTCGCCCTGGCCCGGGGCGGCCCCGTACCCGAGGCGTACGACTTCCCGTTCCGCGGCTGCCTCGTCCACTACGAAGCGCTGGAGATCGCGCGCAGTGTCCTCGACACCGGAGAAGCCGAGCCCACGCAGGAAGCCGACGTCTACGCGCTCGGGGCCTCCTTGCTCATCTCCGCCACAGGCTGGCGAGCCGTCGAATACCCCGACGACGCTCCGCGCCCCGTACAGCGAGAAGCCGTGGCCAACGGCCGACGACGACCCGTGAAGGCACCCGGCAAGCTGGGCGAACTCATCGACGCCATGCTCAGCCACGCACCAGAGGATCGACCCACCATCTATGAAGTGGGTAAAGCCCTGATCTGA